The sequence GTGCGGCGGGGAGCATGACGGACGCGCTCGCCGAGGCCGTGGAGCTGATCGCGGGCGGCAGGCTGCACATCCCCGTCGAGAAGTCGTACTCGCTCGCCGAGGCGGCGCAGGCCCACAGCGACAGCCGGGCCGGACACGCGAGGGGGCGCCGCGTCATCCTGGTCTGAACCGCCCACGCCCGCCCCGGTGCCGCCCGGCTCACCCCTGCGGCGGCGCCGGGAGCCGTACGGTGTGCGCGTGGCCGTCCGGCCAGGTGACGTCCACGCGCGCCGTGCCGTCGGGCTCCCACGTCGTGCGGACGCCGGGCAGTACCGCCGGGGTCCCCGCACCGAGGTGGACGGCGGCGGCGTAGACCGTGCCCGGCGTGGCCGCTTCGGGCGACGTCAGCAGCGGGGTGGCCGAGTCGCGCGCCAGCGGACTGCACCCCGTCCCCGAGCGCACCGAGCCGAGCGGCAGTCCGCCCAGGTCCGTCACGGCCGAGACGAGGCCGTCGGGCGAGGTCACCGAGGCGCGGCCCGGCTCGTCCGACGGCGCGTCGGCGAAGGTGCCCGTACCCCCCTCGCCCCGTGGTCCCGCACCGCTCTCGTCCCGTCCTCCGGGCGCCGCCTCCGGCTCCCGTACCGGCTCCGTCCCCACCGGGAGTGCCCAGCCGCCGAACCGCACGCGCTCCGCCGGGGCGTCGCCGGGAGCGGCCGGGTCCACCCGCGCCACCCGCACCTCGACGGAGCCCCGGACCGCCGAACCGACCGTGAGCCAGGGGCCCGTGCGGAAGGCGGCGGGCGGGCCGCCGAAGGGGTCCCAGGTCGCGCCCGCCGCGTCCACCGGCCAGTGCGCGCGCGAGCGCGAGACGCCCGTCCCGCCCGCGACCGAGAGCCGCTCCACCGGCCTGCGGTGGGCCGCCCGGCCCGCCTCGTCGACGAGCGTCGCGCTCGCCTCCCAGGCGCCCGCGCCCGCGTCCGCCGAGTACTCGGGCGTCGCGTGCGTGGAGTAGCCGAGCCGGGCGTAGTGCGGGTCGTCGGGCCACGGCCGCGCCGGATCGCTGTGGTCGCCGCCGTGGTTGACGACTCGTACGACGCCGTCCGCCGCCGTGCCCGTCACGAGCCACCCGGGCCCGTCCAGCGTGCGCGTGAAGTCGCCGCGCTCCACCGCGAGCGGCTCGGGCTCCGCCGTCCACACCGGGTGCGAGGCCGGGAGCAGCAGCCCCGCGAAGCCCTTGCTCGCCCAGTACGGCGAGGCCGGGCCCGAGTACACCTGGAGGAGCCCCCGGAAGGGGCGGTGCCAGCCCAGGCTCAGGAGCCCGTCCTCCGTGAGCGCCCCGTTCTCCGTGAAGTAGGAGAGCGTGCGCGCCGCGAGGCCCCGCGTCTCGCCCGGCGTCACCGGACTCGCGTCGAAGAGCGCGCCCGTCCACAGCGGGGCGAGCGCCGCCCAGCGGTACGTGAGCGAGCGGCCCTGGAAGAGCGGGGCCCCGTTGCCGCCCACGAGGTGCCGCCAGTCGGCGAGGAAGAGCCGCAGCCGCTCGCGGTAGCGCTCGGCGAGCCCTTCGGGAGCCTGCGCGCCGAGTACGCGCGTGAACCACAACGGGTAGAGGTGCATCGCCCAGCCGTTGTAGTGGTCGTGGTTGCGGTGCGCCCCGCCGGTCAGCCCGTCCGAGTACCAGCCCCCGCCCTGGTACCACTCCTCCGTCGTCGCGATCGTCCGGTCCAGGTCCTCCTGGCGCCACTGCCCGCCCACCGCGCGCGCGAACGCCTCGGTGACGCCCTGGAACCAGATCCAGTTGTTCTGCGGCATGTCGGTGCCGACCATGAGACCGAGCCAGTCGAGGAGTTGGGCGCGGGTGCGCTCGCTCAGGCGGTCCCAGATCCACGGGCGCGTCTCGTGGAGCGCGAGCGCGATCGACGCGGCCTCGACCTTCGCCTGGTTGGCCTCGGCGAAGGTGGGCCACCGCTCGGGGCTCCCCGGGTCGACGCCCGCCGCGAGGCCGCGCGCGTACCACTCGGCGAAGCCGTGCGGGTCGTGCCCGTCCTCGCCGCGCAGCCGGAAGGCGGCGAGGAGGAAGGTGCGCGCGAAGCCTTCGAGCCCGTCGCTCCACTCGCCGCTCGCGCTCGCGGGACCCGGCAGCCGGATCAGCGCGTGCCGCTCGCTCGCGTACGGGCGCACGGCGCGCAGCATGTCGTCGGCGAGCCGCCCCCAGCGTGCCCGCCCGGTCCACGCGGCGGGGTCTGCGGGGCGGGCGTGACCCGGCGTGCTCGGCTGCGGCATGAGGCGTGACTCCTTCGTGAGACGACTGGTCCGCGGGACGGCGACCAGCGGCGACCCGCGCCAGTCTTGCGCACCGGGCCCGCCGTGACGAGACTGGGGAAAGCGGTTTCTAAATTGTTTTCCCCGCCTCCTCGGCAGCCCGTCGCGGGGTCCCCCGGGGTCCTGTGCGGACGCTGTGATTGCATTAGTCAAGCCGATTGACAAACCAGGCGCGTCGTCCGTACGTTCGTGTGGCCGAGCGGAGCACCCGCGCCGGTGGCGGCGTCGCCGGCGCGACGACACCGTGAACCACCCCGTGCCCGCGAAGCCCTTCCCCCGGGCCCGCGCGGTGCGACCGACCGGCCCCCACCCGCCTCGATCCGGCCGTGCGGGGCCGTGAGCACCGATGGGAGCGTGCAAGACCATGACGAACCCCAGCCGAAGGGCGCTCGTCGTCCGCGGCGGGTGGGAGGGACACTCACCCGTCGAGATCACCGACCTCTTCCTGCCCTTCCTCAAGGACGCCGGATTCACGGTCGACACCTCGGACACCCTCGACGTCTACACCGACGCCGAACGCCTCGCCGCCACCGACCTGGTCGTCCAGTGCTGGACGATGGGCGAGGTGACCCCCGGTCAGAGCGCGGGCCTGATCGCGGCGGTCCGCGCGGGCACCGGCTTCGCCGGCTGGCACGGCGGCGTCGTGGACTCCTTCCGCGGCGATCTCGACTATCAGCGGCTCACCGGGGGGCAGTTCCTCATGCACCCCGAGGGCTACCACGATCACCGCGTCCACATCGTCCCCGGGCACGAACTGGTCGCGGGGATCGAGGACTTCGACGTCCACACGGAGCAGTACTGGGTCGCGACCGACCCCGCGATCGAGGTGCACGCCACGACGGTCTTCCCGGCGGGCGAGGAGCACGGCCGGGAGGTCGTGATGCCGGCCGTGTGGAGCCGCCACCACGGCGCGGGACGCGTCTTCGTCAACACGATCGGCCACAAGCCCGACGACTTCGACGTGCCCGAGGCACGCGTCCTGACCGAGAGGGGACTGCTGTGGGCGAGCCGCTGAGGATCGGCATCGTGGGCGCGGGCGCCATCAGCGGCGCCTACCTCGACTCCCTGGACCGCCTCACCCGCCCGCTGCGGGTCACCGCCGTCGCCGACCTCGACCGGACGCGCGCGAAGGCCGCCGCGGGTCGGGCCGGGGACGCGGTCGCGCTCGGCTCGGTCGCCGAACTCCTCGCCCGCGAGGACGTCGACGCCGTGCTCAACCTGACGATTCCCGCCGTGCACGCCGAGGTCGCCCTCGCCGCGCTCGCCGCGGGCAAGCACGTCTACGGCGAGAAGCCGCTCGCCGCGAC comes from Streptomyces sp. Tu6071 and encodes:
- a CDS encoding DUF2264 domain-containing protein, with amino-acid sequence MPQPSTPGHARPADPAAWTGRARWGRLADDMLRAVRPYASERHALIRLPGPASASGEWSDGLEGFARTFLLAAFRLRGEDGHDPHGFAEWYARGLAAGVDPGSPERWPTFAEANQAKVEAASIALALHETRPWIWDRLSERTRAQLLDWLGLMVGTDMPQNNWIWFQGVTEAFARAVGGQWRQEDLDRTIATTEEWYQGGGWYSDGLTGGAHRNHDHYNGWAMHLYPLWFTRVLGAQAPEGLAERYRERLRLFLADWRHLVGGNGAPLFQGRSLTYRWAALAPLWTGALFDASPVTPGETRGLAARTLSYFTENGALTEDGLLSLGWHRPFRGLLQVYSGPASPYWASKGFAGLLLPASHPVWTAEPEPLAVERGDFTRTLDGPGWLVTGTAADGVVRVVNHGGDHSDPARPWPDDPHYARLGYSTHATPEYSADAGAGAWEASATLVDEAGRAAHRRPVERLSVAGGTGVSRSRAHWPVDAAGATWDPFGGPPAAFRTGPWLTVGSAVRGSVEVRVARVDPAAPGDAPAERVRFGGWALPVGTEPVREPEAAPGGRDESGAGPRGEGGTGTFADAPSDEPGRASVTSPDGLVSAVTDLGGLPLGSVRSGTGCSPLARDSATPLLTSPEAATPGTVYAAAVHLGAGTPAVLPGVRTTWEPDGTARVDVTWPDGHAHTVRLPAPPQG
- a CDS encoding ThuA domain-containing protein, which translates into the protein MGACKTMTNPSRRALVVRGGWEGHSPVEITDLFLPFLKDAGFTVDTSDTLDVYTDAERLAATDLVVQCWTMGEVTPGQSAGLIAAVRAGTGFAGWHGGVVDSFRGDLDYQRLTGGQFLMHPEGYHDHRVHIVPGHELVAGIEDFDVHTEQYWVATDPAIEVHATTVFPAGEEHGREVVMPAVWSRHHGAGRVFVNTIGHKPDDFDVPEARVLTERGLLWASR